The DNA sequence tctctcacccctcctctctcagcaGCTGCAGGTCCAGCTCACCTTCTCCTCGCCCTCGTCCCTCCCCCTTATCAGGGTTACCGTGTCCCCCCCTAACACCCCCCTGGGCAGCTGGCTAAGTATCAGAGGCTTCTGGGACTTCAGCTTGTGGGCCACCGTCATGAAGATGGCCTCCACGTGATCGCTGCTCCCCCGGATACTGTCACCGCTACCGTCGCTGCTGGGGTTCTTGGCGGACGTCTCGAACAGGGGCATAGCGTGGGCGTCTGCAAACTGCTGGGCCAAGTCTGTGCCCACCTGGACAGAGTTCTGCAGGTCACACTTGTTCCCCACCAGGATCCTCGGGACCTCCTGGCCCAGGGCGTGCTGCTTACACTCCTCGATCCAGGCCGGGAGGCTGCGGAAGCTGGCGGAGCTGGTCACGTCGTACACAAACACCACAGCGTGCACGTTGCGGTAGTAGTGCTGTACCATGCTCTTACGAAAGCGCTCCTGGCCCGCCGTGTCCCATAGCTGGAcctggagagggaaagagagagagagggaggagaaagagagtaaAAAATATGACACTTAACAGCTTCTTGGATGTATTGAAAGTCCTCAAAAACTGAAACACAGTAGCTAAACCTAATGTCCAATGTGAAGGTGCTAGAGGATGAACTCAACTGTAATATGTGTATGATTCTACAGAGAGCAGTCGGTGCATCAGACAGATAGCTAgttctctctgctgccactgCCCTTGAGATCAAATATATAGACGTATGAAATTGATGccacaacaacccccccccccccccccccccatgtgtaTGAGGTAACCTGCCTGCGTTCATGCCCATGGTGTTAAATATTGTGCGGTTTTAGAATAATCCAAACAAAAATGTTGCATGTTTTATGTCAACTAACAATTCACCTTGATTGTCTCGCCGTCAATCTCGATAAGTTTCTCCCGAAAGTCCACCCCGATTGTGGCCTCTGTTTTCTCCGGAAACTTGCCAGCACAGAATCGGTAGGTGAGGCAGGTCTTGCCCACCCCGGAGTCCCCAATCACTATGATCTTGAAAATCCGTGTCCGTGGTGGCGGGAGATGAGACGAGACAGTCAGCGAACTGGTGAATTCCATTGACGACTCCACACTTGCCATATTGATTAGTTATTAATTTTCGAGGgtatactagctagctaactgcctAGAAACCAACAGAGCTGTTGTGGCTTGCAAAACTGCCCCTCCAAATGCTAGCTGGATGGGCTGTTAAAATTAGACAAGGAATCTCGGCCAATACAAATGCAACTGGACATTCGTGACAAATCTGTGAGCTCCAAATATAAATGTATGACCATGCATTAGTTTCGTACTGACAATTTCACGTTGCTAGCTAACGCAATCTTCTAACTCCCTCCCTGCCCTACGTTAGATATAAAGTCTCGTACAATGTTGACAGAAAACAAGACTCTCGCGAGAGGGAACCAAGAAAGTGAAAGCCTTTCTTGATTGGATCAGATTCGACACAATGGGCGTTGCTTACAACACCAGCCCGCCTCCCACCTCCCTACCAAGCCCAGTCAAACACTAAAACAAGCATTACACAAGTGAGAAtaaataaattaactacagtgctAAATATTTATACAATTAACATGAAATAATAATAGTTATTCAGATGTTTGAAAATATATAAAAGTGTGAAATCCTGTTAATGTTTCAGAAAGTGTCTTTTAACCTCAATTTCAAACAAACAGTGTGTCTGGCCAAACAGTGGTCAGTGCTCCTTACCAAAGTCATCTCCTGTAGTGAAAAAGGCATCAACATGTCCATGAGTACTCGTTCCCTCCTATTACAGTTTGaaaaaatgttataaatgacAACATTATCTTTATTGTCATGACTGGTGAAAGTTCACTAATTTCCACTCTGTCCTTGTTTTTATTGATGTTGAGTTGCAGTGACTTTTTGAACCATTTTTGAACCAACCACATTATtatcgacagacagacagtaaccaACTAGACGTAAGGGgcaacagggtagcctagtggttagagcgttggactagtaaccggaaggttcaaacccccgaggtacaaatctgtcgttctgcccctgaacaggcagttaacccactaggccgtcatagaaaataagaatttgttcttaactgacttgcctagttaaataaaggtaaaatgaaaCGTATTTGAGTACAGTACTTCGTATACACACTATCATATCCCAGTTGAGTGATTTCTTTGCATAGACCCATGAGTTGAGGCGTGTTATTATAACTCTAACAGCATGGAGCTGTTAGAGTATCTCCCTACAGGAACTGGTCTCAAGATTTTAtgaagatatttctgtatttaacttttaattcatttgcaaacatttctaaaaacatgttttctcgttgtcattatgcggtattgtgtatagatgggtgagaaattgttttatttattacattttgaattcaggttgtaacacaacaaaatgtggaatatccTGCCTTCATCTACCctgattggagtggatttaacaagtaccatgaataagggatcatagctttcacctggatgcaactggtcagtctatgtcatgcaaAGAGCAGGTGTACACtatataaacaaaagtatgtggacaccacttcaaattagtggatttggctatttcagtcacagccgttgctgacaggtgcataCAATCatgcacacagtcatgcaatcttcatagacaaacagtATAATGAcctcactgaagagctcagtgactttcaacatggcccCGTCACAGGATGCTATCTTTCCAATAAGTCcctttgtcaaatttctgccctggtcaactgtaagggaTGTTCTTGTGAAGTGggaaaatcgtctgtcctcggttgcaacagtcactactgagttccaaactgcctctggaggtaacgtcagcacaagaactgttcatcgggagtttcatgaaatgggtttccatggccgagcagccccacacaagcctaagatcaccatgcgcaatgccaagcttcgtctgaagtggtgtaaagctcaccgccactGGACTCTAGAGCAAGTGGaaaagcgttctctggagtgatgaatcacgcttcaccatctggcagtccgatggacgaatctgggcttgtcagatgccaggagaatgctacctgcccaaatgcatagtgacaactgtcaagtttggtggaggatgaataatggtctggggctgtttttcatggttcaggctaggccctttagttccagtgaagggaaatcttaactctactgcatacaatgacattctagaccattctgtgcttccaactttgtggcaacagtttggggaaaaccctttcctgtttccgtatgacaatgcccccgtgcacaaagcgacgTCCACATAGAATTGGTttctcgagatcggtgtggaagaacttgactggcctccacaaagccctgacctcaaccccatcgaacacctttggaatgaattgaaaCACCAACTGCGAGCctggcctaatcacccaacatcagtgcccgacctcactaatgctcttgaatggaagcaagtccacgcagcaatgttccaacatctagtggaatgtcttcccagaagagtggaggctgttgtaacagcaaaggggggaccaactccatattaaaggccaatgtttttggaatgagatgtttgacgagcaggtgtccacatacttttgttcatgtagtgtattttcCATGGAAA is a window from the Oncorhynchus clarkii lewisi isolate Uvic-CL-2024 chromosome 14, UVic_Ocla_1.0, whole genome shotgun sequence genome containing:
- the LOC139366266 gene encoding ras-related protein Rab-33B-like produces the protein MASVESSMEFTSSLTVSSHLPPPRTRIFKIIVIGDSGVGKTCLTYRFCAGKFPEKTEATIGVDFREKLIEIDGETIKVQLWDTAGQERFRKSMVQHYYRNVHAVVFVYDVTSSASFRSLPAWIEECKQHALGQEVPRILVGNKCDLQNSVQVGTDLAQQFADAHAMPLFETSAKNPSSDGSGDSIRGSSDHVEAIFMTVAHKLKSQKPLILSQLPRGVLGGDTVTLIRGRDEGEEKVSWTCSC